AGCGTCCGCCCTCGATCGCCACGAGCCGCCCCGTCTCGCCCCGCGCGACGAGGTCGGCGGCGATCCGCCCGAAGTTGATCGCGACGAGCCGGTCGAGCGAGTCGGGCGGGCCGGAGCGCATCAGGTAGGCGAGGTTCTGGTAGACGACGCCGTCGCCGGTCTTGTTCTTGACGTAGTCGCCGAAGAGGAGCCCCACGCCGCCCAGCTTGCGGTGGCCGAAAGCGTCCGGATCGCCCCATTCCAAAGGCGCGCCGCCGGCGAGCGACGCCCCTTCGGAGACGGTGACGACGGCGTAGCCGGAATGGCTGTCCCGCCGGTCGCGCTGCAGCAGGTCGAGCGCGCGCTCGGGATCGAACGGCACCTCGCTGATCAGCACGCGGTCGGCGGCGGAGAGCAGGCCGACCATCAGCGACGTCTCGCCCGAGTTGCGCCCGAACAGCTCGACGATCAGGTACCGCTCGTGCGAGCCGGCGGGGCTGCGCAGGTCGGCGACCATGTTCACCGAGCGGCTGACGGCGGTGGAAAAGCCGACGCAGTAGTCGGTGCCGAAGACGTCGTTGTCCATCGTCTTCGGAATGCCGACGACCGGAACCCCCTCCTCCGCCAGACGCTTGGCGAAGGAGAGCGTGTCGTCGCCGCCGATCGCGACGAGCGCCTCGAGGTGCAGCCCCTCGATCGCGCGGATCGCCTCCGCCGTCAGGTCCACGAGCCCGGCCTCGTTCGGCGGCGGCGCGGCGGCGAGCAGGTGCGCGGGGACCTCGCGCCGCGGCACGGCGGCGGGGTTGGTGCGCGAGGTGTGGAGGATCGTCCCGCCGGTGCGGTCGATCGTGCGCGTGCGGCTCTTGGTCAGCCGCACCGCCCACTCCGCCTCCGGCTCGGGGCTGTCCGGCCCGGCGTGCAGCAGCGCCGACCAGCCGCGCCGCAGCCCCCACACTTCCCAGCCCGCGTCCTCGAGGACCCAGGCGAGCGTCTTGATCGCCACGTTGAGGCCGGGGACGTCGCCGCCGCCGGTGAGCACGCCCATCTTCCGCGCCATCGATGCACCGAAAACGGGGCGGCCCCTCGCCGGAGCCGCCCCGCGGGAAAGGTCGGGCCCGTGGCCCCTGGTCACTCCGCGAGGCGGAGCGTCAGGTCCACCACGCGGTTGGAGTAGCCCCACTCGTTGTCGTACCAGGCGAGGCAGCGCAGCTCGCGCGGCCCGAGCATCTGCGTCGAGGGGGCGTCGAAGATCGAGGAGTGCGGGTTGCCGATGATGTCGGAGGAAACGAGCGGATCCTCGCTGTACTGCAGCACGCGCCGCAGCGGGCCGTCGGCGGCCTCCTTCATGCGGCGGTTGACCTCGTCGGCCGTCGTCTCGCGCCCGAGGCGGACGACGAGGTCGACGATCGAGCCGTCCGGCACCGGCACGCGCATCGCCATCCCGTCGAGCTTTCCCTTGAGGTGCGGCAGCACCTTGCCCACGGCGCGCGCGGCGCCGGTGGTCGTCGGGATGATGTTCTGCGTCGCGGCGCGGGCGCGGCGGAAGTCCTTGTGCGGGACGTCGGCGAGGCGCTGGTCGTTGGTGTAGGCGTGGACCGTCGTCATGAAGCCGCGCTCGATCCCGAAGGCGTCGTCGAGCACCTTGGCCACCGGCGCGAGGCAGTTCGTCGTGCAGGAGGCGTTGGAGACGATCTTCGGCCCGGCGGCGAGGACGTCGTCGTTGACGCCGAGGACGACGATCGCGTCCACGTCGTCCTTCGGCGGCACGGTGAGGATGACCTTCT
The bacterium genome window above contains:
- the gap gene encoding type I glyceraldehyde-3-phosphate dehydrogenase; translated protein: MSVRVGINGFGRIGRAVFRIMSRRDDVEVVAINDLYRAEQLAYLLRFDTVMGPFQRRVDHEERALKIEGMKPIRLTAEKDPARLPWADVGADIVVESTGVFRDRANLEKHLAAGAKKVILTVPPKDDVDAIVVLGVNDDVLAAGPKIVSNASCTTNCLAPVAKVLDDAFGIERGFMTTVHAYTNDQRLADVPHKDFRRARAATQNIIPTTTGAARAVGKVLPHLKGKLDGMAMRVPVPDGSIVDLVVRLGRETTADEVNRRMKEAADGPLRRVLQYSEDPLVSSDIIGNPHSSIFDAPSTQMLGPRELRCLAWYDNEWGYSNRVVDLTLRLAE
- a CDS encoding 6-phosphofructokinase; its protein translation is MARKMGVLTGGGDVPGLNVAIKTLAWVLEDAGWEVWGLRRGWSALLHAGPDSPEPEAEWAVRLTKSRTRTIDRTGGTILHTSRTNPAAVPRREVPAHLLAAAPPPNEAGLVDLTAEAIRAIEGLHLEALVAIGGDDTLSFAKRLAEEGVPVVGIPKTMDNDVFGTDYCVGFSTAVSRSVNMVADLRSPAGSHERYLIVELFGRNSGETSLMVGLLSAADRVLISEVPFDPERALDLLQRDRRDSHSGYAVVTVSEGASLAGGAPLEWGDPDAFGHRKLGGVGLLFGDYVKNKTGDGVVYQNLAYLMRSGPPDSLDRLVAINFGRIAADLVARGETGRLVAIEGGRYATKPISIVGEGVRRVDVGRYYDVPQYRPKLDAVIGLPMFLE